The following are encoded together in the bacterium genome:
- a CDS encoding RNA methyltransferase: protein MRRARTQGPLRHPGRSLKGRPAPDGIETFFEVKTRDSELPPEEFAKLTRRPIHIVLDNLRSAFNVGSIFRLADAARAAEVITCGYTAYPPHHKLEQTSLGTTDSVPWRRFDDTLAALADLRARGIQIVGVETAKGAPPYHRFDYSFPVALVLGNEALGVSEAALRACDAVIEIPVFGYKNSVNVATAAAIVLYEALRRGDWLDGSESPGPLSRAIPPDGIWESGT, encoded by the coding sequence ATGAGGCGTGCCCGCACTCAAGGTCCGCTCCGTCACCCTGGTCGCTCTCTCAAGGGAAGACCCGCCCCGGACGGTATCGAGACGTTCTTCGAAGTAAAGACCCGGGACTCGGAACTTCCGCCCGAGGAGTTCGCCAAGCTTACCCGCCGCCCCATCCACATCGTGCTCGACAATCTGCGGAGCGCGTTCAACGTAGGCTCCATCTTCCGACTCGCCGACGCTGCCCGCGCGGCCGAGGTCATCACTTGCGGCTACACCGCATACCCGCCGCACCACAAACTTGAGCAGACGTCGCTTGGCACGACCGACTCGGTTCCATGGCGAAGATTCGACGACACCCTGGCAGCGCTGGCCGACCTCAGAGCCAGGGGAATCCAGATCGTTGGAGTAGAGACTGCCAAAGGCGCACCGCCATACCACCGCTTCGACTACAGCTTCCCCGTGGCGCTGGTGCTCGGCAACGAGGCTCTCGGCGTCTCCGAGGCCGCGCTGAGAGCCTGTGACGCGGTCATCGAGATCCCGGTATTTGGATACAAGAACTCAGTAAACGTGGCAACCGCTGCGGCTATAGTGCTTTACGAGGCTCTGCGTCGCGGCGACTGGCTGGACGGATCGGAGTCCCCAGGCCCTCTGTCCCGAGCTATTCCACCGGACGGAATCTGGGAATCTGGGACTTGA
- a CDS encoding PQQ-binding-like beta-propeller repeat protein: MKSKLLVFSVCLLVFAGCNRELPPTLDPVRGPARVVVGQVVTCTTRVHTLSGTLFAVRFAWGDGDTSDWSDYFPGTKGATASHVWRDSGLFVVKAQARDSSGLTSEWLGGLRLEALDSSIVKWLVYVGSVRATCPAVGQDKTVYVATDAGLAALDSAGHEKWRDGQFGYDHTPVVGDDGKIYLLDNRLQVIGQDGSVLQTDSLVDDRLLCPALGPDGAIYASRNDTLVALNRDGSLRWEFAAYGWAQGSPAVGTDSSVCWVLMAPSDTPTVRVFKPDGTPKWSASVNSPHWVSAGEGGSFVVVADSGLYTFDSQGKVIQQRSRDDELSGPAVVGTGSTLYTANYNGLFVDKPDTLASYQIWGWYLCQSVLQDGSGNLYMGGDSIDQRSYQNFYRITCRDSRWESRWTIDVEDMVYASPGIGPDGTVYIGTRDGWLFACRGLAPLAAAPWPKFGRDSRNTSCAAPR, translated from the coding sequence ATGAAGTCGAAGTTGCTGGTCTTTTCCGTCTGTCTGCTAGTTTTCGCAGGCTGCAATCGCGAGCTGCCGCCGACACTCGACCCAGTGCGCGGCCCGGCCCGGGTCGTGGTCGGACAGGTCGTTACTTGCACCACGAGAGTGCACACGCTTTCAGGCACACTCTTCGCCGTACGTTTTGCCTGGGGGGATGGCGATACGTCGGATTGGAGCGATTATTTTCCTGGCACGAAGGGCGCTACGGCTTCGCATGTCTGGCGCGACTCCGGGCTATTCGTGGTCAAGGCGCAGGCGCGCGACAGTTCAGGCCTGACTTCCGAATGGCTGGGCGGGCTGCGGCTTGAGGCCCTGGATTCGTCCATCGTGAAGTGGCTAGTCTATGTCGGCTCGGTCCGTGCGACCTGTCCGGCAGTAGGTCAGGACAAGACCGTGTACGTTGCCACCGACGCGGGTCTTGCGGCCCTGGACTCGGCCGGGCACGAGAAGTGGAGAGACGGCCAATTTGGCTACGACCACACGCCGGTTGTCGGCGATGATGGCAAGATATATCTGCTGGACAATAGGCTGCAAGTAATCGGCCAGGATGGCTCCGTGCTACAGACCGATTCTCTTGTTGACGATCGGCTATTGTGCCCGGCGCTGGGGCCGGACGGCGCCATCTACGCCAGTCGCAACGATACCTTAGTTGCATTGAACCGCGACGGGTCGCTCAGGTGGGAGTTCGCTGCGTACGGCTGGGCCCAAGGCAGCCCCGCGGTTGGTACCGACAGCAGTGTCTGCTGGGTATTGATGGCCCCGTCAGATACGCCGACGGTGCGAGTCTTCAAGCCCGATGGGACGCCGAAATGGAGCGCATCGGTCAACTCGCCACATTGGGTCAGTGCGGGCGAAGGCGGCTCTTTCGTCGTGGTTGCCGACAGCGGATTGTACACCTTTGACTCGCAAGGCAAAGTCATCCAGCAGCGTTCACGTGACGACGAGCTCTCCGGGCCGGCGGTGGTGGGGACAGGTTCGACGCTGTACACGGCGAACTACAATGGCCTCTTTGTCGATAAGCCCGACACTCTCGCTTCATACCAGATCTGGGGGTGGTATCTGTGTCAATCGGTGCTCCAGGATGGGTCAGGGAATCTCTACATGGGCGGCGATTCAATCGACCAAAGGAGCTATCAGAACTTCTACAGAATCACCTGTCGCGATTCGCGATGGGAGAGCAGGTGGACTATCGACGTTGAAGACATGGTCTATGCCAGCCCCGGGATCGGTCCGGACGGCACGGTCTACATCGGTACGCGCGACGGGTGGCTCTTCGCCTGCCGAGGACTGGCACCGCTGGCCGCCGCGCCGTGGCCCAAGTTCGGACGTGATTCTAGAAACACAAGCTGTGCGGCACCGCGCTAG
- a CDS encoding RsmB/NOP family class I SAM-dependent RNA methyltransferase: MPTRRFPQPFIDRYSQFIPDFDAFLDAMQRPLRRTFRVNTLKATRDQVLDLMADLKPEPLAWYELGFSLARDMTESGSGDSDRVPSTSLGKRIEHFIGLIYVQEAASMVPPLVLQPQPGERVLDIAAAPGSKTTQMSAMMQHTGLIISNDPAPMRVRGLIGNIDRAGCLNVAVCRMDGASLARMVTGTCDRVLVDAPCSSEGTIRKSPQALDRWSVAAIERLTSIQKRLIVAGYLALKPGGVMVYSTCTVAPEENESVVAHLLDRQPEAEIRPAELPGLVTRPGLREWEGAEYPEAVGSCRRILPQDNDTEPFFLALIRRPS; encoded by the coding sequence ATGCCGACGCGCAGGTTCCCTCAGCCGTTCATCGACCGTTACTCGCAGTTCATCCCCGACTTCGACGCCTTCCTGGATGCCATGCAGCGCCCGCTCAGGCGGACGTTCCGGGTGAATACGCTCAAGGCGACACGGGACCAGGTGCTTGACTTGATGGCCGATCTGAAGCCCGAGCCACTGGCGTGGTATGAGCTCGGGTTTAGCCTGGCGCGGGACATGACCGAATCCGGCTCGGGGGATTCGGATCGTGTCCCAAGCACCAGCCTCGGCAAGCGGATCGAGCACTTTATTGGGCTTATCTACGTTCAGGAAGCCGCTTCCATGGTGCCGCCGCTGGTCCTGCAACCCCAGCCCGGCGAGCGCGTATTGGACATCGCTGCAGCGCCCGGCTCGAAGACCACCCAGATGTCGGCGATGATGCAACACACCGGACTCATCATTTCAAACGACCCTGCGCCCATGCGCGTGCGCGGTCTAATCGGTAATATCGACCGCGCCGGATGTCTGAACGTAGCGGTGTGTCGGATGGACGGTGCAAGCCTCGCCAGGATGGTCACTGGTACTTGTGATCGGGTTCTGGTTGATGCTCCGTGTTCTTCCGAGGGAACCATCAGGAAGTCGCCTCAGGCTTTGGACCGATGGTCGGTTGCCGCCATCGAGCGCCTCACTTCGATTCAGAAGCGGCTGATCGTCGCCGGCTACCTTGCGCTCAAGCCGGGCGGTGTAATGGTCTATTCGACCTGCACCGTTGCGCCGGAGGAGAATGAGTCTGTGGTGGCGCACTTGCTGGACCGGCAACCGGAAGCCGAGATCCGTCCCGCTGAACTGCCCGGCCTTGTCACGCGGCCCGGCTTGCGGGAGTGGGAGGGAGCGGAGTACCCCGAGGCAGTTGGTTCATGCCGGAGGATACTGCCGCAGGACAACGATACCGAACCATTCTTCCTCGCCCTGATACGGAGGCCATCCTGA
- a CDS encoding carbohydrate ABC transporter permease, whose amino-acid sequence MKPRTLPIHILLVVGGVAMILPFFWMLSTSLKTPMEALKFPPAWWPASPQFSNYTEVFKEIPLLRYMLNTVLVAALSLFGVLATGIMAAYAFARFRFPGREVLFMGFLALMMIPLPVYLVPSYTLLYKLGWIDTYAAMIVPWTVNIFAIFLLRQHIRQLPQDLFDAARIDGCSDWTTLTKVVLPLCKAPLVTITVFNVIASWNSFFWPLIVTNSDKIRPLQVGLAYFSREQQTNYTLLMAATTLAVIPLIVLFFAAQKQIIQSQARSGLKE is encoded by the coding sequence ATGAAGCCCCGCACCCTCCCGATACATATCCTGCTAGTGGTGGGTGGCGTTGCCATGATACTCCCGTTCTTCTGGATGCTCTCGACTTCGCTTAAGACGCCGATGGAGGCGCTCAAGTTCCCGCCGGCGTGGTGGCCCGCCTCCCCGCAATTCTCGAACTACACCGAGGTCTTCAAGGAGATTCCGCTCCTGCGCTACATGCTCAACACGGTCCTCGTCGCGGCCCTCAGCCTGTTTGGCGTGCTCGCGACCGGCATCATGGCCGCCTACGCCTTTGCCCGGTTCCGTTTCCCCGGCCGCGAAGTGCTCTTCATGGGCTTCCTTGCCTTGATGATGATACCCCTGCCGGTCTACCTGGTGCCGTCCTACACGCTGCTCTACAAGCTCGGCTGGATAGACACCTATGCAGCCATGATTGTGCCGTGGACGGTCAACATCTTCGCAATCTTCCTCCTGAGGCAGCACATCCGCCAGCTTCCGCAGGACCTCTTCGATGCTGCCCGCATCGACGGCTGTTCCGATTGGACCACCCTGACAAAGGTCGTGCTACCGCTCTGCAAGGCGCCGCTCGTGACCATCACGGTCTTCAATGTCATCGCCTCTTGGAACTCCTTCTTCTGGCCGCTGATCGTCACGAACTCGGACAAGATACGACCCCTGCAGGTCGGTCTTGCCTACTTCTCCCGGGAGCAGCAGACCAACTACACGTTGCTCATGGCCGCAACCACACTCGCCGTCATCCCGCTGATTGTTCTCTTCTTCGCCGCCCAGAAGCAGATAATCCAGTCCCAGGCCCGCTCCGGACTCAAGGAATAG
- a CDS encoding class II aldolase/adducin family protein, with protein sequence MNTRTPATQLYKAVGPHADDITTVASELARRGWAEANAGNISIRLSEGPILGSMLVKRANTRMRDLARNPTEGLCLLTFGAGDRSYSVVPKGTQPSTELPTHVAVHDMLARFRHHDRVVVHTHPTALIGLTHRCPDHKKLVRLLLSACTEAPILLQDRLTAVPFLPPGTSSLGRATANALERYSAVVWPGHGIVAVGRTAASALDLVELTEKAAQIALSIGSHAGLSPAQQKVCRKAARLE encoded by the coding sequence ATGAATACCAGAACTCCCGCCACACAGTTATACAAGGCCGTGGGCCCGCACGCCGACGACATCACCACGGTTGCGAGCGAACTCGCGCGCCGTGGCTGGGCCGAGGCCAACGCAGGCAACATCTCAATCAGGCTGAGTGAGGGCCCCATTCTCGGCTCGATGCTTGTCAAACGGGCGAACACTCGCATGCGCGACCTTGCGCGCAATCCTACCGAGGGTCTTTGCCTCCTCACGTTCGGTGCCGGCGACCGCTCTTACTCGGTCGTGCCGAAGGGTACGCAGCCGTCGACTGAACTGCCAACCCACGTCGCGGTACACGACATGCTGGCAAGATTCAGGCACCACGACCGCGTCGTAGTTCACACCCACCCGACCGCTCTAATCGGCCTGACCCACCGGTGCCCGGACCACAAGAAACTCGTCCGCCTGCTTCTCTCCGCCTGTACCGAGGCGCCGATTCTGCTTCAAGACCGGCTCACGGCCGTCCCGTTCCTGCCGCCGGGTACTTCGTCACTCGGCCGCGCCACTGCCAACGCGCTTGAGCGATACTCAGCCGTAGTCTGGCCGGGGCATGGGATTGTCGCGGTCGGTCGGACCGCCGCGTCTGCGCTCGACCTTGTCGAACTGACGGAGAAAGCAGCCCAGATCGCGCTGAGCATCGGCTCTCACGCGGGCCTGTCCCCTGCTCAGCAGAAGGTTTGCCGCAAGGCAGCCCGCCTCGAATGA
- a CDS encoding DUF763 domain-containing protein, protein MRRGVAMMPLHWGKAPAWLFQRMVKLCRAVTEIVVTDYGPMELLRRFSDPVWFQSFGCVLGFDWHSSGVTTTVCGALKEAVKGQEENLGLYVCGGKGGASRKTPAEITGFSERFSLDGDVLVKASRLSAKVDSAALQDGFQIYQHVFIGTTQGSWAVVQQGMNTDTRWARRYHWLSEGLESFISEPHEGIACDHVGKPLNMVASEADIARQAVTAISQRLPDVTVKEFERVRALAMPEQHPVGLGDVSPKYLQKALVGTYEKPPQDFSALLLQPGVGPKTIRALALIAEVTHGAPLSFRDPVTYTFAVGGKDGWPYPVDRNAYDRSVAFLEKGIREAKLGNKDRLDALRRLDSWSRAVGAGEVRSQMSDERCKTSEERRREDEIRSEKLESRAQNCSSPHPSPSRGEEERSAGEETAGGERKAVGG, encoded by the coding sequence GTGAGACGCGGAGTCGCGATGATGCCCCTGCACTGGGGCAAAGCGCCGGCGTGGCTGTTCCAACGGATGGTGAAGCTGTGCCGGGCTGTCACTGAGATAGTGGTCACGGACTACGGTCCGATGGAGCTCTTGCGCAGGTTCTCGGACCCGGTATGGTTCCAGAGCTTCGGGTGCGTGCTCGGGTTCGACTGGCACTCGTCAGGCGTGACCACGACCGTGTGCGGAGCGCTGAAGGAGGCGGTGAAGGGACAGGAGGAGAACCTCGGTCTGTATGTCTGTGGAGGCAAGGGCGGGGCCTCGCGCAAGACACCGGCGGAGATTACCGGTTTCTCCGAGCGGTTCAGCCTGGATGGCGACGTGCTCGTGAAAGCCAGCCGGCTGAGTGCCAAGGTCGACTCCGCGGCATTGCAGGACGGGTTTCAGATATACCAGCATGTATTCATCGGCACGACCCAGGGGAGCTGGGCAGTAGTGCAGCAGGGGATGAACACCGACACGCGCTGGGCGAGGCGCTATCATTGGCTGTCGGAGGGTCTTGAGAGCTTCATCTCCGAACCACACGAGGGGATTGCCTGTGATCACGTGGGCAAGCCGCTGAACATGGTGGCCTCTGAAGCCGATATTGCGAGGCAGGCCGTGACGGCGATATCGCAGCGGCTGCCAGATGTGACGGTCAAGGAGTTCGAGCGCGTGCGCGCTCTGGCCATGCCGGAGCAGCACCCGGTCGGACTGGGAGATGTCAGTCCGAAGTACCTGCAGAAGGCGCTCGTGGGCACCTACGAGAAGCCGCCGCAGGACTTTTCCGCGCTGCTTCTGCAACCCGGAGTCGGACCGAAGACGATACGCGCACTGGCTCTGATTGCCGAGGTGACACACGGCGCGCCGTTGAGTTTCCGCGACCCGGTTACCTACACGTTCGCGGTCGGCGGCAAGGACGGGTGGCCCTACCCGGTTGACCGGAACGCATACGACCGCTCGGTCGCTTTCCTCGAAAAGGGAATACGCGAGGCGAAGCTTGGGAACAAGGATAGGCTTGATGCCTTGCGGAGATTGGATAGTTGGTCGAGAGCGGTTGGGGCAGGCGAAGTCAGAAGTCAGATGTCAGATGAGAGATGTAAGACGTCAGAGGAGCGGCGAAGAGAGGACGAAATCAGAAGCGAGAAGCTAGAGTCTAGAGCGCAGAATTGCTCCTCACCTCATCCCTCTCCTTCAAGAGGAGAGGAAGAGCGGAGCGCGGGTGAGGAGACGGCGGGTGGTGAGCGTAAAGCGGTAGGCGGATAG
- a CDS encoding FMN-binding protein, translating into MTSETRGLASVAAALLCFAVTGCGSRQAPKSVPVQNPVSQPAPVAPPVASPTVAATPPTIPAKSALAPPVPETVPTIVRKAFPAAASARRSPRPFPHQVIRDSAGQILGYEAFSDSAGVTAKGYEGAVPVQVFFDPHGKPVRIYILNNQESPAYIDLVSRGGLLEKLLAFDPAQPESVDAVTMATFSSRAIIAGVTDLAKLVASEIAVNPDAKSH; encoded by the coding sequence ATGACCAGCGAGACTAGAGGACTGGCCTCTGTGGCTGCGGCGTTGCTCTGCTTCGCCGTCACCGGCTGCGGCAGCAGGCAGGCGCCGAAGTCAGTGCCGGTGCAGAATCCAGTGTCGCAACCAGCACCGGTGGCGCCGCCTGTCGCAAGCCCCACAGTAGCGGCAACCCCTCCTACCATCCCGGCCAAGTCCGCGCTTGCACCGCCTGTTCCCGAAACAGTCCCGACCATCGTCAGGAAGGCCTTTCCGGCGGCCGCATCGGCAAGGCGTTCTCCCAGGCCGTTTCCCCATCAGGTAATCCGCGATAGTGCCGGACAGATCCTGGGGTATGAGGCCTTTTCCGACAGCGCCGGGGTCACGGCCAAGGGCTACGAAGGCGCGGTTCCGGTCCAGGTCTTCTTCGACCCGCACGGCAAACCCGTCCGCATCTACATCCTGAACAATCAGGAGAGCCCGGCGTACATCGACCTTGTGAGTCGCGGCGGGCTGCTTGAGAAGCTGCTCGCTTTCGACCCGGCTCAGCCGGAGAGTGTCGACGCGGTGACAATGGCGACCTTCAGCTCACGGGCCATAATCGCAGGTGTGACGGACCTGGCGAAGCTGGTCGCGAGTGAAATCGCGGTCAATCCGGATGCAAAGTCGCATTGA
- the ndk gene encoding nucleoside-diphosphate kinase, which yields MDFNQTLLLVKPDAVGKHHIGEILGRLETAGFAVTGLVMRRLSREEAEEFYAIHRGKEFFAGLVEFMTSGPLVAVRLDGPDVCRRVRAFVGLTDPSKAAPGTIRADFGTSVRTNAVHASNPDEDVRREVAFFFP from the coding sequence ATGGACTTCAACCAGACACTGCTGCTCGTCAAACCCGACGCGGTCGGAAAGCACCACATCGGCGAGATACTCGGCCGGCTGGAGACGGCCGGCTTCGCCGTCACCGGCCTCGTGATGCGGCGATTGAGCCGGGAAGAGGCCGAGGAGTTCTATGCGATTCACCGCGGCAAGGAGTTCTTTGCCGGGCTCGTGGAGTTCATGACTTCCGGGCCGCTGGTCGCAGTCCGGCTGGACGGGCCGGATGTCTGTCGCCGAGTGCGCGCCTTTGTCGGCCTGACCGACCCGAGCAAGGCTGCGCCGGGCACTATCCGGGCCGACTTCGGCACGTCGGTCCGTACCAACGCAGTCCACGCATCCAATCCCGATGAGGACGTCCGGCGGGAAGTCGCGTTCTTCTTTCCCTAG
- a CDS encoding sugar ABC transporter permease: MAVNRRTREAMSGLAWLLPALIILVGFRVIPIILSVRMSLYDWGMAGARAFVGLGNYAAVLRDPVFWQSLLNTGWYVLFEVPLILFISLFVAILLNQKIRGLGVYRTVYYLPVVTSIVAVSVVWRWILQPDRGLLNYILSWFHISGIRWLQDPRGLFQLIAGPSVHLPSTLRGPSIALLSLVMMGIWKGIGYSTIIFLTGLQNIDKSYYEAARIDGAGRGAMFRKITWPLISPTTYYVLIMSCISAFETFAQVWIMTGPPAGGPLSTTKVVMYYFYETSFELWRLGYGAAIAFFAFLIILALTILQRVFLERRVQYG, encoded by the coding sequence ATGGCCGTGAATCGCCGTACCAGAGAAGCCATGTCCGGCCTCGCCTGGCTGCTACCCGCGCTGATCATCCTGGTGGGTTTCCGCGTCATCCCGATAATCCTGTCGGTCCGCATGAGCCTGTATGACTGGGGCATGGCCGGCGCGCGCGCCTTTGTCGGCCTCGGCAACTATGCGGCGGTCCTGCGCGACCCGGTCTTCTGGCAGTCGCTTCTCAACACCGGCTGGTACGTCCTGTTCGAAGTCCCGCTTATACTCTTCATCTCGCTCTTTGTCGCCATCCTGCTCAACCAGAAGATACGCGGCCTCGGCGTCTATCGCACGGTCTACTACCTGCCGGTCGTCACTTCGATCGTCGCGGTGTCGGTCGTCTGGCGCTGGATACTGCAACCCGACCGCGGACTCCTTAACTACATCCTCTCATGGTTTCACATCTCGGGCATCCGCTGGCTTCAGGACCCGCGCGGCTTATTTCAGCTCATTGCCGGTCCGTCGGTGCATCTACCGTCTACCCTGCGCGGCCCCTCAATCGCGCTTCTCTCACTCGTGATGATGGGCATCTGGAAGGGCATTGGATACAGCACGATCATCTTCCTGACCGGACTGCAGAACATCGACAAGTCCTACTACGAGGCGGCGCGCATCGACGGCGCGGGCCGGGGAGCGATGTTCCGCAAGATAACCTGGCCGCTCATATCACCCACGACCTACTACGTCCTCATCATGTCCTGTATCAGCGCCTTTGAGACCTTTGCCCAGGTCTGGATAATGACCGGCCCGCCCGCCGGTGGCCCGCTCTCCACGACCAAGGTGGTCATGTACTACTTCTACGAGACCTCATTCGAACTCTGGCGGCTCGGCTACGGCGCTGCCATCGCCTTCTTCGCGTTCCTCATCATCCTAGCGCTCACCATCCTCCAGCGAGTCTTCCTCGAACGGCGAGTGCAGTACGGATGA